The Chitinispirillales bacterium DNA window TATATGCATACCAATCATCCTTATAGATCAATGTTTTCAAATATAGAATTATTATTAAAATAATATTTAACTAAAAAAATTGCTTGAAAAAATGAGATAATCGGCGATAATTTAGATAAGCGTTATATAATAATATTGCGTTTTGTATGAAAAACTATCCTACTTCCACTATTTCTCTTTGCACAATTCCATCGTTTTTTCGCGCTTCGCCGATAATTTCGCTAAACTTGTTAACAAGTTTAGAAACCCCGTTGTTTGTCGCCGCGGAAATACAAAACCATCCGCGCGGAATTTTAATTTCGTCAGCGCTTTTTGTGTCGCTTTTTGTCAAAATACAAATGCACGGTTTTTGAGCGAGTTCCAAACTATACGATTTTAATTCGGTACGAAGTTTTTTTGCGGTTTCTTTTGGATTTTCGTCACAGCAATCCACCAAAATAGCCAGAACTCTAGTTCGCTCTATGTGCTGCAAAAATTGTATTCCCAAACCTTTGCCAAGCGATGCGCCTTCAATAATTCCCGGAATATCCGCCATGACAAAAGAGCTATACTCACCGGTTTTTACTATTCCCAAATGCGGTGTAAGCGTTGTGAAAGGATAATCGGCAATTTCCGGAGTCGCTCGTGAAACTACCGACAAAAGCGTTGACTTTCCTGCGTTTGGAAGCCCTACAAGTCCGACGTCCGCCATAACTTTCAAGGTTAACTTTAACGTTTTTGTTTCGCCTGCTTTTCCGTACTCGGCATATTCAGGATTTAGGTTGAATTTTGTTACCATCGCTTTGTTTCCGCGTCCTCCGCGTCCGCCTTTTGCAACTAAAATTTCTTCGCCGTCTGTAGTTAAATCATAAATAAATTCGTCGGTATCAAAATTTCTTATCGTAGTTC harbors:
- the obgE gene encoding GTPase ObgE, producing MFIDSAKIEVISGDGGNGCFSYDRDKFKPKGKPGGGNGGRGGNIYVVASKKVQTLQDVSYRSFYKAERGGHGGANNLYGKSGADIKIPVPLGTTIRNFDTDEFIYDLTTDGEEILVAKGGRGGRGNKAMVTKFNLNPEYAEYGKAGETKTLKLTLKVMADVGLVGLPNAGKSTLLSVVSRATPEIADYPFTTLTPHLGIVKTGEYSSFVMADIPGIIEGASLGKGLGIQFLQHIERTRVLAILVDCCDENPKETAKKLRTELKSYSLELAQKPCICILTKSDTKSADEIKIPRGWFCISAATNNGVSKLVNKFSEIIGEARKNDGIVQREIVEVG